A window of Chitinophaga sp. MM2321 contains these coding sequences:
- the rpsF gene encoding 30S ribosomal protein S6, translated as MNYELMVIFTPVLSEDDYKAAQKKFADIIKDNGGEITHENPWGLRSLAYPIRKKTTGMYVVLEYNAPSDLNEKLKIQLNRDENVLRHMVTALDKHAVAYNGRKKHGVNAESKTTEA; from the coding sequence ATGAACTACGAATTGATGGTGATCTTTACCCCTGTGCTTTCTGAGGATGACTACAAAGCCGCTCAGAAGAAATTCGCCGATATCATTAAAGATAACGGTGGAGAAATCACGCACGAAAATCCCTGGGGATTAAGATCACTGGCGTATCCGATCCGGAAAAAGACTACAGGAATGTATGTTGTTCTGGAGTACAATGCGCCATCCGACCTCAATGAGAAGCTGAAAATCCAGCTGAACCGCGATGAAAACGTATTACGCCACATGGTAACTGCTCTCGACAAGCATGCTGTAGCGTATAACGGTCGCAAGAAACACGGTGTAAACGCTGAATCTAAAACCACTGAAGCTTAA
- the rpsR gene encoding 30S ribosomal protein S18 produces the protein MAVKPKKQEIKYLTAVKTEKRQKKYCRFKKMGIRYIDYKDGEFLKKFLNDQGKMLPRRITGNSLKFQRKVAQAIKKARQMALLPYVTDLLK, from the coding sequence ATGGCAGTTAAACCAAAAAAACAGGAAATTAAGTACTTAACAGCCGTAAAAACTGAGAAACGTCAGAAGAAATACTGTCGTTTCAAGAAAATGGGCATCAGGTACATAGATTACAAAGACGGTGAGTTTTTGAAGAAATTTCTGAACGATCAGGGTAAAATGTTACCCCGTCGTATCACAGGCAACTCCCTGAAATTTCAGCGTAAAGTAGCCCAGGCTATTAAGAAAGCTCGTCAAATGGCTTTATTGCCTTATGTTACTGACCTTTTAAAGTAA